The following are from one region of the Candidatus Sericytochromatia bacterium genome:
- a CDS encoding succinate dehydrogenase/fumarate reductase iron-sulfur subunit: MADHSAGKTVSVAGRKHTFNVWRGDASQGALVNYDLELSEGMVVLDAVHQIQAEQAPDLGCRWNCKAGKCGSCSAEINGKPRLMCMTRMDQVVEEGPTTIRPMQTFPVIKDLATDVSFNYRAGKKIAPLDPKPKDARGEWKMYQYEVDRVQEFRKCIECFLCQNTCHVLREHHEVGFAGPRYLMRAAQYEMHPMDQADRIESVKEDLGIGYCNINKCCTDVCPEGINITDNAIIPLKERLVDHAYDPVMGLWRKLTKQ; the protein is encoded by the coding sequence ATGGCTGACCATTCCGCTGGAAAGACCGTCAGCGTCGCAGGACGCAAGCACACCTTCAATGTCTGGCGCGGCGACGCCAGCCAAGGGGCGCTGGTCAATTATGATCTGGAACTCTCCGAAGGGATGGTGGTGCTGGACGCCGTGCACCAGATTCAGGCGGAACAGGCGCCTGACCTTGGCTGCCGCTGGAACTGCAAGGCGGGGAAGTGTGGCTCGTGTAGCGCCGAAATCAACGGCAAGCCTCGCCTCATGTGCATGACCCGGATGGACCAGGTGGTCGAGGAAGGCCCGACCACCATTCGGCCGATGCAGACCTTTCCGGTGATCAAGGACCTGGCGACCGACGTCAGCTTCAACTACCGGGCGGGCAAGAAGATCGCCCCGCTCGATCCCAAGCCCAAAGACGCCCGGGGCGAGTGGAAGATGTACCAGTACGAGGTGGATCGGGTCCAAGAGTTCCGCAAGTGCATCGAGTGTTTCCTCTGTCAAAACACCTGTCACGTTCTGCGCGAGCACCACGAGGTGGGGTTCGCGGGTCCTCGCTACCTGATGCGGGCGGCCCAGTACGAGATGCACCCGATGGACCAGGCGGACCGCATCGAGTCGGTCAAGGAAGACTTGGGCATTGGCTACTGCAACATCAACAAGTGCTGCACCGACGTCTGTCCTGAGGGCATCAACATCACCGACAACGCGATCATTCCGCTCAAGGAACGCCTGGTGGACCACGCATATGACCCCGTCATGGGGCTGTGGCGCAAGCTGACCAAACAGTAA